The genome window GGTCTAGGGGCGGGGCATTGCCCTTCTGGATTGTCCTTGGGCCCTTCAAAATGTCCATCTGACAatccaaaaaatatataaatattgcaTATTTCTCATGTATTTTATGTTATATGTCTATTTAATAATGATCTGTCAAATTAATCACcacagaaaaatgtcaaaattatgCATGCAATGAACTATGAGTATTACTAGAAGAATGATTGCCCAACCAGAATATGTGATTGCCCCCCTTTGGGCTGGTTATGAGTAACCTTCTTTGTGGCTACTTGATAACTTTAGGGATCACAGATGGTCCCTGAGCTCATTTAAACTGTTTTCATTTCTTAAACCAGACCTGAGTGCTGGGGATAATGTTGCCAAAGCATCGAGATAATTGGTTTGTAAATTATGAAGCTGTTTCCTCTCATCATACACAAACGCTGACAATGTATAGGAAGTCTCATGATGACTGAATATTTTCATTGTAGGCTGATCTCTTGGGTCTGCATTGACTCCATTGACCTCCATTCAATATACTGCACACTATGCTGCTAAAAACTGATAGAGCATGTGAACAGAAGAATGAATaataatgtatacattttgtatCATGTTCATAGTATTAAATATGTATGCGTTTTAAACAAACTAGTGAAGAGAGCCTGATTTATATGATGTAGCATTACTTGTCAGATCCTTTTGACACACATAAGTGTGTGATAAAGCAAGATTGTTTCTTACTGTATACTTAAAAATACAATAGGTTGTTTTAACTCattgttgggtaaaatatgtgACTCTGTCTGTGAAGCCCaaagtctcataatctaattCAAGATTAGGAGCATCAAAGCAGTCTTAAAGTAGactaaaaacaatgaaaaaagggAATGTGGTTATTGCTGTAAATGATCGATTAAATGATAAATCTACagatacagccacagaaaaaaataagagaccgtttcaaattttcatttcaaataagCATTTCTagatttcaacaaaatcaaacctgaggagtgacatgaagtcatccaacagcattgTGAAAgaatgacagcatgacaagacacataaaaactgtgagaaaaatcaaggttatgacataaaaaaatattttgaactttttttgaaatgtagaaatattacagttttttaaagtgaatatgaacttgttttcccTACCGTATTTGAGTtctaaaaaatacagagcatcttttctgttattttgacctgttttacagctttcattttctgcaaataaatgcaaatagaaacaatatttatatttgaaatttgggagaaatattgttagtagttcacagaatgaaacacctaatagtaaattcagaaaaactgaaagggtgctttgaaatggtctcttaatttattttccgcggctgtatctACTTACATTTTCATggttaaatataataaatactatttattatataacactattttgtattattgtgCACAAAATACTTTTAGCTggctttttaaacataaattaaaacgTTCTTTACTTTGTGCAAGATGAAAATGACTTGAACTGGGTTTTCACAAACTGGGTCACATCCCAGATAGcaaaaataattgattatttAATGTTGAATGAATGTGGGGAATTCATtaatttaatcattttgatTTCTGAGATATGGACAAACCATTTGGTGGGTTATACACTAACTACGCTGAGtttcaacccattgttgggCAACACACCAGCATAGGTTATTTTCTAACTCAACAACACTCCATTTTAAACAACCCAGTAATCCAGCTTCCTCACCCCGATTTACGATTGAACCGACGAACCATCAAACCGCGGTGtacttggattttttttactaacCACACTGCTCCAATGATTCCTTTGAGTTTACTCagagatttctttaaaaaatcattttattacaaTGTATATGCGTCAGGTTACAAATTTCAGGATATCCCACAAAAAGACATGCGCAGAAAAATCAACAGATTGATTAGAAAAATCCACAGATTGATTAACAATGTTTAGTCTAGTGTTAAGATACAAAGCACACGCAAATTTACTAAATCAGACTGCAATTCAACTGAGCGCACAAAACAGACtaatttatttgattgaatATGACTATTTCAGACAAACATTCGAACATGACAACATTTCTGTTTCAATCGTCTAAAACGTCAGTCAAATCTTTATAGATGAAACTTTTACTATGGAAACtctattcatatttattttgaacattttcaatAAAGCATTCCTTATTTCTTTCGTCCGCACACCGTAAATGATCGGATTGACACTGGCAGGGAACACTATATACATAACACCCAGAAACGTATTCACATCTATTGGAATTGGAATGTGAAGGTTTCGTGACAGAAAAGTAATGCTTCCCacgaaataaaaacacatcataaCCATTAAGTGTGTCGCACAGGTATGAAAGGCTTTCCAGCGATCCTCTCCTGCCGCGGCCCCCAATACGACATACAAGATTTTTACATAGGAGAAGAAAATAACAGATATGTCAATTCCCACGAAACAGATGATCACCGCCAGTCCCATGGCATTATTTTTGGCTATTGAATCGCAGGCCAAGCTAACAAGAGCCATGTGGTCACAATAACAATGATGGATGACATTTGAACCACAAAAAGACAACGGTGCAGCCAAAGCGACTAGCGCCAACATTATAGTGCCGCTTCTGATCAATGTGAACAAAAGCAGTTTCAGAAACATGGACGAGTTCATGATTTCAGTGTAGTGTAGTGGCTTGCAAATGGCGGCGAAGCGATCGAAAGCCATGGCCAAGAGTATGGTGGACTCTACGGAGGAGAAGAAATGAGTGATAAACATTTGCGTCAAACATCCAGCTAAAGATATCTCATTCAGGTCGAAGAGGAAGGTGAGGAGCAT of Triplophysa rosa linkage group LG14, Trosa_1v2, whole genome shotgun sequence contains these proteins:
- the or55e1 gene encoding olfactory receptor 52K2; amino-acid sequence: MFEELQGANISHTKFLFMGFPETYKYRRLLFLPFFLGYILVVVGNSLLLFVIRNTESLHSPMYILVSALAVVDIIVPTAIVPAMLLTFLFDLNEISLAGCLTQMFITHFFSSVESTILLAMAFDRFAAICKPLHYTEIMNSSMFLKLLLFTLIRSGTIMLALVALAAPLSFCGSNVIHHCYCDHMALVSLACDSIAKNNAMGLAVIICFVGIDISVIFFSYVKILYVVLGAAAGEDRWKAFHTCATHLMVMMCFYFVGSITFLSRNLHIPIPIDVNTFLGVMYIVFPASVNPIIYGVRTKEIRNALLKMFKINMNRVSIVKVSSIKI